The genomic stretch TGGGAGCGATCCTCGGCGCCATCATCGGCGGCGACGCCGAGAGCGCGGCCTGGGGAGCGGCCATCGGCGCGGCGGCGGGCGGCGCGGCCGGATACGCCTACGGAACGCATGTCGCCGACAAGAAGGCCGAGTATGCCAAGCAGGAGGAATGGCTCGACGCCTGCGTGGCCAGCCTGGAGCAGACCAACGCGGAAACCAAGGCCTACAATGCGCAGCTTTCCACGGAAATAGCGGAAATGGATGCTCAGAGCAGCAAGCTCCTCGCCGACTACAATAAGAAGACCGCGGACAAGAGCGCGCTTCTGGCCGAGAAGGACGTGGTGGACAAGAAGCTGGCCGAGGCCAACGAGGCTCTGGGCAAGGCCAAGTGGGAGCTGGACAATCAGGAAAAGGTTCTCGCGGACGCCAACGCCTCCGGCTCCACCACGCAGGCCAAGGAGCTGGATGAACGCATCGCCACGCTCAAGGCCGAGATCG from Paucidesulfovibrio longus DSM 6739 encodes the following:
- a CDS encoding glycine zipper domain-containing protein yields the protein MKKFLSLVLVLSLVVGGLSALGGCAAKTDRGQTQQEGAATGAAGGAVLGAILGAIIGGDAESAAWGAAIGAAAGGAAGYAYGTHVADKKAEYAKQEEWLDACVASLEQTNAETKAYNAQLSTEIAEMDAQSSKLLADYNKKTADKSALLAEKDVVDKKLAEANEALGKAKWELDNQEKVLADANASGSTTQAKELDERIATLKAEIAKLESQTEQLASMSSRMAV